From the Herpetosiphon gulosus genome, one window contains:
- a CDS encoding response regulator, whose amino-acid sequence MAKTIFIMDDDLALQMVMEIALREVGYEVVLANNGVEGIAQLETLKPDLIISDIMMPEMDGVEAFNQIRERIQDEGIPMVIVTALNRKPWFSDLEEEGAVILQKPFEVDTFIDLINTMVSD is encoded by the coding sequence ATGGCAAAAACAATCTTCATCATGGACGATGATCTCGCACTCCAGATGGTGATGGAGATCGCCCTGCGCGAGGTTGGCTATGAAGTCGTGCTGGCGAATAATGGGGTCGAGGGCATTGCCCAACTTGAAACCCTAAAACCTGATCTGATTATTTCAGATATTATGATGCCCGAGATGGATGGGGTTGAGGCATTCAATCAAATTCGCGAGCGGATACAGGATGAAGGCATTCCTATGGTGATCGTAACGGCGCTTAATCGTAAGCCATGGTTCAGCGACCTTGAAGAAGAAGGCGCTGTTATTTTACAAAAGCCGTTCGAGGTCGATACATTCATCGACTTGATCAACACTATGGTGAGTGATTAG
- a CDS encoding GNAT family N-acetyltransferase, which produces MIELLQTIEASVQQVAAEACNLIQVPPFVAMLHPDDPAPWFNYAMPMAGLETAAANLPALRQVFHAQQRQLRFEWTRELWPELEAILRDAGIKVDHVNPQMICLLEQFKPYHNPAVSLRMLTTADDLANYRQVTRLGFGDYSAISQADVDSLHNALTDGWRYAMATIEGELAAVGGYKPTSLGVVELVAIATLPVWRRRGAAASLTSFLVADHFANAGKSAFLFAADSIAQATYAKIGFQQIATHLAATEE; this is translated from the coding sequence ATGATTGAGCTTTTGCAGACGATTGAGGCTAGTGTGCAGCAGGTCGCTGCCGAAGCCTGTAACTTAATTCAAGTTCCGCCATTTGTGGCCATGCTTCACCCCGATGATCCTGCGCCATGGTTCAACTATGCGATGCCGATGGCTGGCTTGGAGACGGCTGCCGCCAATTTACCAGCCTTGCGCCAAGTTTTTCACGCCCAACAACGCCAACTACGCTTTGAATGGACTCGTGAGTTATGGCCAGAGTTGGAAGCGATTTTGCGTGATGCTGGAATCAAGGTCGATCATGTTAATCCCCAGATGATTTGTCTGCTTGAGCAATTCAAGCCCTACCATAACCCCGCTGTTAGCTTGCGGATGCTGACAACTGCCGATGACTTGGCCAACTATCGCCAAGTAACGCGGCTGGGTTTTGGCGATTATTCAGCGATTAGCCAAGCCGATGTTGATAGTTTGCACAATGCTTTGACTGATGGTTGGCGCTATGCCATGGCCACAATCGAGGGCGAATTAGCGGCGGTCGGCGGCTATAAACCAACCAGTCTTGGTGTCGTCGAATTAGTGGCGATTGCGACTCTGCCTGTTTGGCGGCGACGTGGAGCAGCCGCAAGCCTGACCAGTTTTTTGGTGGCTGATCATTTTGCCAATGCTGGCAAATCGGCATTTTTATTTGCCGCCGATTCAATTGCCCAAGCGACCTATGCCAAAATTGGCTTTCAACAGATTGCCACTCACTTGGCAGCAACCGAGGAGTAA
- a CDS encoding M1 family metallopeptidase — protein sequence MRRWLYGGLAVLLIGCGQAFKPTSSEVEPIAAPAAEPTIDLNALITWQPVPAYTPQIPTPTNIPIPTPIPDVWPNEQALALRPEFAGDGTHSTMPRYTMQITLEPSAGRYSGSQIITYTNTTGTSINSLVLRSYTNFPPDAQGDGGDTTLEVSKAWSNDRELTINREAENTAFRINLATSLAPNQQVVISTQFAGTIKAWPDGSYPLLSAYPMLAVWNAAANDWRMDVTRFPDRVFAETALYRVQLNLPAEYQVIGAGQLLEQNADRTSRTYASGPVREWAAAIGQFAVSTSNLDGIEVNAYGPDYLDLARVREMAVGALASYQAKIGAYPYRKLDLHVMPWDSGGGIEYPAYTIILVSDGINRNTDYVVFHEVSHQWWYGLLGNDVYREAWLDEAMASYLTYVATQDVLGQAAANSYYAGEIERLDRSNQANGNWPAGLAINQYPSFNSYYRAVYGKGAVMLHQLRIKLGDQSFFQSLAQLNEQKRYQIITRSDFQTAMEQHSGQELGEWLDRWLNW from the coding sequence ATGCGTCGTTGGCTTTATGGTGGTTTGGCCGTGCTCTTGATTGGCTGTGGTCAAGCCTTCAAACCGACCAGTAGCGAGGTTGAGCCAATTGCCGCGCCTGCTGCTGAGCCAACGATCGACTTGAATGCGCTGATTACGTGGCAGCCAGTGCCAGCTTATACCCCGCAAATTCCCACCCCAACCAATATTCCAATTCCTACGCCCATTCCCGATGTTTGGCCGAATGAGCAGGCTTTGGCGCTGCGCCCTGAATTTGCCGGCGATGGTACACATTCAACGATGCCGCGTTATACAATGCAAATCACGCTTGAGCCAAGTGCAGGTCGTTATAGCGGCAGCCAAATTATTACCTACACCAATACGACTGGCACTAGCATCAATAGTTTGGTGTTGCGTTCGTATACTAATTTTCCACCCGATGCCCAGGGCGATGGCGGTGATACCACGCTTGAGGTTAGCAAGGCTTGGAGTAATGATCGTGAACTAACCATTAATCGCGAAGCTGAAAATACCGCTTTTCGGATTAATCTTGCCACGAGCCTAGCGCCCAATCAGCAGGTTGTGATCAGCACCCAATTTGCTGGCACGATCAAGGCTTGGCCCGATGGTTCGTATCCCTTGCTTTCGGCCTATCCCATGCTAGCGGTTTGGAATGCAGCAGCCAACGATTGGCGTATGGATGTGACCCGTTTTCCTGATCGGGTGTTTGCTGAAACGGCGCTCTATCGAGTACAACTCAATCTGCCTGCTGAATATCAAGTAATTGGCGCGGGCCAGCTGCTAGAACAAAATGCCGATCGTACCAGCCGCACCTATGCTAGCGGGCCTGTGCGGGAGTGGGCCGCCGCGATTGGTCAATTTGCGGTTAGCACGAGCAATCTTGATGGGATTGAAGTTAATGCGTATGGCCCCGATTACCTCGATTTGGCGCGAGTGCGCGAGATGGCGGTTGGCGCTTTAGCTAGCTATCAAGCCAAAATTGGCGCGTATCCCTATCGCAAGCTTGATCTACATGTAATGCCATGGGATAGCGGCGGTGGCATCGAATATCCAGCCTATACCATTATTCTGGTGAGCGATGGGATCAATCGTAATACTGATTATGTGGTATTTCACGAGGTATCCCATCAGTGGTGGTATGGTTTATTAGGTAATGATGTCTATCGCGAGGCTTGGCTGGATGAAGCCATGGCAAGCTACTTGACCTATGTGGCGACCCAGGATGTGCTCGGTCAGGCCGCTGCCAACAGCTATTATGCTGGCGAAATTGAGCGCTTGGACCGGAGCAATCAAGCGAATGGCAATTGGCCAGCTGGCTTGGCGATCAATCAATATCCATCATTTAATAGTTACTATCGTGCGGTCTATGGCAAAGGTGCGGTGATGTTGCATCAGCTACGCATCAAGCTTGGCGATCAAAGCTTCTTCCAAAGTTTAGCTCAACTCAACGAGCAAAAGCGCTATCAGATTATTACCCGTAGCGATTTCCAAACTGCCATGGAGCAACATAGCGGCCAAGAACTAGGCGAGTGGCTGGATCGCTGGCTCAACTGGTGA
- a CDS encoding MBL fold metallo-hydrolase → MTQEFVTQFWGVRGSHPSTGADFIKTGGNTSCVEMRVAGQQLIFDAGTGIVELGQQLVQQPNPRPILILLSHYHHDHIQGLPHFAPLYREDQMIYIVAPWNLYQDRVWELLASASSHSMLAERPGLLARRRTLLIEGGERLWWNADAATPLRVAVDADELCPTGSVEIRSYHSLGHPRGGSMCYRVEQHGVSAIYATDIESYIGTDQRLANFARDSELIIHDAHYTPTEYANPKASRQGWGHSTWAMAIELAQAANIKQVALFHHEPAHTDSQIDQIEADAQAVYPWAFVAREGMQVDLLAKTSERSQGESISPVEPAIQPLA, encoded by the coding sequence ATGACGCAGGAATTTGTAACCCAATTTTGGGGAGTGCGCGGCAGTCATCCCAGCACTGGCGCTGATTTTATTAAAACAGGTGGCAATACTTCGTGTGTTGAAATGCGTGTGGCCGGCCAGCAATTGATTTTTGATGCTGGCACAGGGATTGTCGAGCTTGGGCAGCAATTAGTTCAGCAGCCTAATCCACGCCCGATTTTAATTTTGCTCTCGCATTATCATCATGACCATATTCAGGGTTTGCCGCATTTTGCCCCGCTGTATCGCGAAGATCAGATGATCTATATCGTGGCTCCGTGGAATCTCTATCAAGATCGGGTTTGGGAATTATTGGCTAGCGCTTCATCGCACTCGATGTTGGCCGAACGACCTGGCCTTTTGGCCCGCCGTCGTACTTTATTAATTGAAGGTGGCGAACGTTTGTGGTGGAATGCCGATGCCGCTACACCATTACGGGTTGCCGTCGATGCTGATGAGCTATGCCCAACTGGCTCAGTTGAAATTCGCAGTTATCATTCGCTGGGCCATCCACGCGGTGGCTCGATGTGTTATCGGGTTGAGCAACATGGGGTCAGCGCAATTTATGCCACCGATATCGAATCGTATATTGGCACCGATCAGCGTTTGGCCAATTTTGCCCGTGATAGCGAATTAATTATCCACGATGCCCATTATACACCTACCGAATATGCCAATCCTAAGGCCAGTCGCCAAGGTTGGGGCCATAGCACTTGGGCCATGGCAATTGAATTAGCTCAAGCCGCCAATATCAAGCAAGTCGCCCTGTTTCATCACGAGCCAGCCCACACCGATAGCCAGATCGACCAAATCGAGGCCGATGCGCAGGCGGTTTATCCTTGGGCCTTTGTAGCCCGCGAAGGCATGCAGGTCGATTTGTTGGCCAAAACCAGCGAACGCTCACAGGGAGAGTCAATCTCACCAGTTGAGCCAGCGATCCAGCCACTCGCCTAG
- a CDS encoding (2Fe-2S) ferredoxin domain-containing protein, which produces MNQQSTYRIYLCHGLHCGSQLGHVQQAFEQALAAANLTETVELRLSNCLGRCERGPNAIIQPGRVVYCQLNSTAINRIVHEHLLTNTPIVELRDE; this is translated from the coding sequence ATGAATCAGCAATCAACGTATCGCATTTATCTTTGTCACGGATTGCATTGTGGCAGCCAACTAGGCCACGTGCAACAAGCCTTTGAGCAAGCACTTGCTGCTGCCAATTTAACCGAAACCGTTGAACTACGTCTGAGCAACTGCCTTGGTCGCTGTGAACGTGGGCCAAATGCAATCATTCAGCCCGGGCGGGTGGTCTATTGCCAGCTTAATAGCACAGCGATTAACCGAATTGTGCATGAACATCTCTTAACTAATACCCCTATCGTAGAATTACGTGACGAGTAA
- a CDS encoding hybrid sensor histidine kinase/response regulator, with product MAGSTRVLYIEDNHDNQRLVRRVLATRGYQIIIANDGNEGWKSAQTDRPDLILMDINLPGLNGYELTTKFKATPQLASVPIVALTANTTPGDRERALAAGCDGYISKPIDPRALPDLVASYIGGTREVLETAEAPSVMREYSQQLVGRLESHVRELETANNRLTRLDQAKNDFLATISHELRTPLTVIHGYIDLLNMQALGPVSDGQREALELMKRNSTRLLRHINDLIYLQQVRSNQMDFAQADLRGLVQSICNDMQPTFLEKNQTLVRNIYVSGIQTPLMIHMDVHGVDNAVRHLLENATQYTAPGGVIQVSVYQDDQLVRVSIRDNGVGIPEDDFERIFEPFVRLDDTLASIGGAGLGLVIAKHVAEAHNGTVSLESTLGVGSIFTLQLPVNHQ from the coding sequence ATGGCAGGTTCGACTCGGGTTCTGTACATTGAGGATAATCACGATAATCAACGTTTAGTACGACGCGTTCTAGCAACTCGTGGCTATCAGATTATCATCGCCAATGACGGCAACGAAGGTTGGAAATCGGCCCAAACTGATCGCCCTGATCTGATTTTGATGGATATTAATTTGCCTGGTTTGAATGGCTACGAATTAACCACCAAATTCAAAGCCACACCGCAACTGGCCTCGGTGCCAATTGTCGCCTTAACTGCCAATACCACTCCAGGCGATCGCGAACGGGCTTTGGCGGCTGGCTGCGATGGCTATATTTCTAAGCCAATCGACCCGCGGGCCTTGCCCGATTTGGTCGCCAGCTATATCGGTGGCACACGTGAAGTTTTAGAAACTGCCGAAGCGCCGAGCGTGATGCGCGAATACAGCCAACAACTCGTCGGGCGCTTGGAATCGCATGTGCGCGAGTTGGAAACTGCCAACAATCGCTTGACCCGGCTTGATCAGGCTAAAAACGATTTCTTGGCGACGATTTCACACGAGTTGCGCACCCCGCTGACCGTGATTCACGGCTATATTGATTTGCTCAATATGCAGGCGCTTGGCCCAGTCAGTGATGGTCAGCGCGAAGCCCTCGAGTTGATGAAGCGTAATAGCACCCGCCTATTACGCCATATCAACGATTTGATTTACCTGCAACAAGTGCGCTCGAACCAAATGGATTTTGCCCAAGCCGATTTGCGCGGATTGGTTCAATCGATTTGTAACGATATGCAGCCAACCTTCTTGGAAAAAAACCAAACCTTGGTGCGCAACATTTATGTCAGCGGCATTCAAACGCCCTTGATGATCCATATGGATGTGCATGGTGTGGATAATGCGGTGCGGCACTTGCTGGAAAATGCCACCCAATACACCGCCCCAGGTGGGGTAATTCAAGTTTCGGTCTATCAAGATGATCAATTGGTGCGGGTTTCAATTCGTGACAATGGCGTAGGTATTCCTGAAGACGACTTTGAACGAATTTTCGAGCCATTTGTGCGGCTCGATGATACGCTCGCCAGTATTGGTGGGGCTGGCTTGGGCCTAGTGATCGCCAAACACGTTGCCGAAGCCCACAATGGCACAGTTTCGCTTGAAAGCACCTTGGGGGTTGGCAGCATCTTCACCTTACAACTACCAGTCAATCATCAATAA
- a CDS encoding ATP-binding protein, translating into MTSQPRNVRFGVQARVLLLALGVSLPALIIVGWLSLNGISQARLAAVKQSENTLLIQAENMLMSRAIDKAELYDQALLSVQRQVQTMVNITQQAFSRPLDRLADTRPDPFWLAGSGPTLIPPDQLRLTVARARQITGALQSNVDLNPLISLGYLATKEGVMVLDDVRVVSVLPDGFDARKRPWYQAAENATGPTWVGTYVDAVTNQLNITVSAPVKVNNQLIGVIGMDLLLTTIQSDVLRIDAGSSGYAFVMDHDGNILIRPELEAGNTRWDETFKKQNLFESDDPNFVSLRENIRNDMAGVTRLQLDGGDRYLAYSPMRTVGWVVALVLPIDDVISPARDASLAIEREQEQLRRNFLAVLLITSGLIIILATGLARTIIRPLRDLEVGAQRIASGQLDQELIVHGNDEIGRLSLSFNQMTAALREKVDALEVNAQQMAAINETSNELKRLRSLNTVLDHIPQLLCQRLGFDRAVLYLLRDEVIEVVSASFGPNNYELEYDFMRAALSEPITIDSDTIEASVIKSRQAVIVDNPWEHPQVIQAKQFISGGDSYVQAPILGREKVLGLISADYYEQGRLVTVQDAALLLNFADMVGLTIENAFSFQNLEDLVAQRTGELREALDRAQAADRLKSQFLASISHELRTPLNAIIGFSTVLLDELSPLLVEEQREDLETINKNGRYLLDLINDILDMARIEAGKFALHREATAVLPVVQSAVDIMHGLNSKPVTMRIDIAPDLPPMDVDPTRLRQIVINLISNAVKFTDRGQIVVRAIRRVVQEATPIGSHYLLPGDWIVISVQDTGIGMDAEALGKLFQEFQQVHAGARGILGSGLGLSITRRLVDLHDGDLWVDSKVGVGSTFSFAIATASIPAPIEQQSPS; encoded by the coding sequence ATGACATCACAACCACGAAATGTTCGGTTTGGGGTTCAAGCGCGGGTTTTGTTGCTGGCATTAGGGGTTTCACTGCCAGCCTTGATTATTGTGGGTTGGTTGAGCTTGAATGGGATTTCCCAAGCCCGCTTGGCCGCAGTCAAACAAAGCGAAAATACGCTCTTAATTCAAGCTGAAAACATGCTGATGAGTCGCGCAATCGATAAAGCCGAGCTGTATGATCAGGCTTTGTTGAGTGTGCAGCGCCAAGTCCAAACGATGGTTAATATTACCCAACAGGCCTTCAGCCGTCCGCTTGATCGGCTAGCTGATACCCGCCCCGACCCCTTTTGGCTGGCTGGTAGTGGCCCAACCCTGATTCCGCCTGATCAACTCCGGCTTACCGTGGCTCGCGCTCGCCAAATTACTGGGGCACTCCAAAGCAACGTCGATCTGAATCCGCTGATTTCTTTGGGCTATTTGGCCACCAAAGAAGGCGTGATGGTGCTCGATGATGTGCGAGTAGTCAGTGTGTTGCCCGATGGTTTTGATGCCCGTAAACGCCCTTGGTATCAAGCTGCCGAAAATGCCACCGGCCCAACTTGGGTTGGAACTTATGTTGATGCCGTCACCAACCAACTCAATATCACGGTCTCGGCTCCAGTCAAAGTCAATAATCAGTTGATTGGCGTGATTGGCATGGATTTGCTGCTGACCACGATTCAATCGGATGTGTTGCGAATTGATGCAGGCAGTTCGGGCTATGCCTTTGTGATGGATCACGATGGTAATATTTTGATTCGGCCTGAGCTTGAGGCTGGCAATACCCGCTGGGACGAAACGTTTAAGAAACAAAATTTGTTTGAGAGCGACGACCCAAATTTTGTCTCATTGCGCGAAAATATTCGTAACGATATGGCTGGCGTGACGCGCTTGCAACTCGATGGTGGCGACCGCTATCTGGCCTATTCGCCGATGCGCACGGTTGGCTGGGTCGTGGCCTTGGTGCTGCCAATCGATGATGTGATTAGCCCAGCCCGTGACGCGAGTTTGGCAATCGAACGCGAGCAAGAGCAACTACGCCGCAATTTCTTGGCAGTTTTGTTGATCACCTCAGGCTTGATTATTATTTTGGCCACAGGCTTGGCGCGAACGATCATTCGACCATTGCGCGACCTTGAAGTTGGCGCTCAACGCATCGCCTCAGGCCAACTTGATCAAGAGTTGATCGTGCATGGCAATGATGAAATTGGCCGCTTGAGCCTTTCGTTCAATCAGATGACTGCCGCCTTGCGTGAAAAAGTCGATGCCTTGGAAGTTAATGCCCAACAGATGGCCGCGATCAATGAAACCAGCAATGAACTCAAACGCTTACGTTCGTTGAATACGGTGCTTGATCACATTCCACAATTATTATGTCAACGACTTGGTTTTGATCGAGCGGTGCTATATCTGCTGCGCGATGAGGTGATCGAGGTAGTTTCAGCCTCGTTTGGCCCCAACAACTACGAGCTTGAATACGATTTTATGCGGGCAGCGCTGTCTGAGCCAATTACGATCGATAGCGACACGATTGAAGCCAGCGTGATCAAATCGCGCCAAGCGGTGATCGTCGATAATCCTTGGGAACATCCGCAGGTAATTCAGGCCAAGCAGTTTATTTCGGGCGGCGATTCGTATGTGCAAGCGCCAATTTTGGGTCGCGAAAAAGTGCTGGGTTTGATTTCTGCCGATTACTATGAGCAAGGACGTTTGGTTACGGTGCAAGATGCGGCGTTGTTGCTCAACTTTGCCGATATGGTTGGCTTGACAATTGAAAACGCCTTCTCGTTCCAAAACTTGGAAGATTTGGTGGCCCAACGCACTGGCGAGTTGCGCGAAGCTCTCGACCGTGCTCAAGCAGCTGATCGTTTGAAATCGCAGTTTTTGGCCAGCATTTCGCACGAATTACGCACCCCGCTGAATGCAATCATTGGCTTCTCAACGGTGTTGCTCGATGAACTTTCGCCCTTATTGGTCGAAGAACAGCGCGAAGACCTTGAAACAATCAACAAAAATGGCCGCTACTTGCTCGATCTGATTAACGATATTTTGGATATGGCACGGATCGAAGCAGGCAAATTTGCCCTGCATCGGGAGGCAACGGCGGTGCTACCAGTCGTGCAATCGGCAGTCGATATTATGCATGGACTGAATTCCAAGCCCGTTACCATGCGCATCGATATTGCTCCCGATTTGCCACCAATGGATGTTGACCCAACCCGTTTGCGCCAAATTGTGATTAACCTAATTTCAAATGCGGTAAAATTTACCGACCGAGGCCAAATTGTGGTGAGGGCAATTCGGCGGGTGGTACAAGAAGCCACCCCGATTGGCTCACACTACTTATTGCCCGGCGATTGGATTGTAATCAGCGTCCAAGATACTGGGATTGGCATGGATGCCGAAGCCTTGGGCAAGCTGTTCCAAGAGTTTCAGCAAGTGCATGCTGGGGCACGCGGCATTTTGGGGTCGGGCTTGGGGCTTTCGATTACCCGCAGGTTGGTCGATTTGCACGATGGTGATTTGTGGGTCGATAGCAAAGTTGGGGTTGGTAGCACCTTCTCATTTGCCATCGCCACCGCCAGCATCCCAGCGCCAATTGAACAACAATCACCTAGTTAG
- a CDS encoding universal stress protein, translated as MKPFNLMIYLDGSSAARRMVAYLAPLARQAHVKTTFLVDEAHQDEAEMYFFNAEQLLQSDQAPTRTMRGATPERAIVLETRASQPDLVAFGPLRKEGWRRWLGQSAIGSLARRLTCSMLLMQGRPNELRRALVCAAGGPATLHDAQMTASIIGPLGGQVTILHIVSQLSLTYKPEERDPERLADLVMEKQGEVARNIAAAKTILTDRGITTTVRIRAGMVLEEIQEELKTGGYDLLVIGAHRARTPLDRVLLEDVSAEILFNSPIPVLLVQNTSDF; from the coding sequence ATGAAGCCTTTTAATTTGATGATTTACCTTGATGGCTCCTCGGCTGCGCGGCGCATGGTGGCCTATCTTGCGCCATTAGCTCGTCAAGCGCATGTCAAAACGACTTTTTTGGTCGATGAAGCCCATCAAGATGAAGCCGAAATGTATTTTTTCAATGCCGAGCAATTGTTGCAAAGCGATCAAGCACCAACTCGCACGATGCGCGGAGCCACGCCTGAACGGGCGATTGTGCTCGAAACTCGCGCCAGCCAACCTGATTTAGTAGCGTTTGGGCCGTTGCGCAAAGAGGGTTGGCGGCGTTGGCTTGGTCAATCGGCGATTGGTTCGTTGGCTCGGCGTTTAACCTGCTCAATGTTGCTGATGCAAGGCCGTCCGAATGAGTTGCGCCGAGCCTTGGTTTGTGCTGCTGGTGGCCCCGCAACCTTGCACGATGCCCAAATGACGGCCTCAATTATCGGGCCGCTGGGTGGGCAGGTGACAATTTTGCATATTGTTTCGCAACTATCGCTGACCTATAAGCCTGAGGAGCGTGACCCCGAGCGGCTCGCCGATTTGGTGATGGAAAAGCAGGGCGAGGTGGCGCGTAATATTGCCGCCGCCAAAACAATTTTGACCGATCGTGGCATTACTACCACCGTGCGAATTCGCGCTGGCATGGTGCTTGAAGAAATTCAAGAGGAACTCAAAACTGGCGGCTATGATCTTTTAGTGATTGGGGCGCATCGGGCGCGAACGCCGCTTGATCGGGTTTTGCTCGAAGATGTTAGTGCTGAGATCTTGTTTAATAGTCCAATTCCTGTTTTACTTGTGCAAAATACCAGCGATTTCTAA
- a CDS encoding aminodeoxychorismate/anthranilate synthase component II: MAVLLLDNYDSFTYNLYQYFCELGAEVVVKRNDEIEVDDIRHMEAIDRIVISPGPCTPAEAGISVPLIRELCMEYPILGVCLGHQSIGAAFGGRVIRAPQLRHGKTSPITHLNVGIFAGVPSPFTATRYHSLIVEEASLPSDLEATAWSDDGLIMGLRHRTLPIEGVQFHPESIMTEHGKVLLANFLSIAKPELAVERT, encoded by the coding sequence ATGGCCGTCTTGCTACTCGATAACTACGATTCCTTTACCTATAATTTGTACCAATATTTCTGCGAACTTGGAGCCGAGGTGGTGGTCAAGCGCAACGATGAAATTGAGGTCGATGATATTCGCCACATGGAAGCCATCGACCGGATTGTGATTTCGCCTGGGCCATGTACTCCCGCCGAAGCTGGCATTAGCGTGCCACTCATCCGCGAGTTATGCATGGAATACCCTATTTTGGGCGTTTGTCTAGGCCATCAATCGATTGGAGCGGCTTTTGGCGGGCGAGTGATTCGTGCGCCCCAATTGCGTCACGGCAAAACCTCTCCGATTACTCACCTGAATGTGGGGATTTTCGCTGGCGTGCCTTCGCCCTTCACCGCCACCCGCTATCACTCATTGATTGTTGAAGAAGCGAGCTTGCCGAGCGATCTTGAGGCCACCGCTTGGAGCGATGATGGCTTGATTATGGGTTTGCGCCACCGCACCTTGCCAATTGAAGGCGTGCAATTCCACCCTGAATCGATTATGACTGAGCATGGCAAAGTGTTGCTGGCCAACTTCTTGAGCATTGCTAAGCCCGAGTTAGCGGTAGAAAGAACATAG
- a CDS encoding type II toxin-antitoxin system death-on-curing family toxin yields MTQYLGLADAFMLQAMVIQHIGGIHGITEQGFEKLATALAVPQQTMFGEDLYPDTFSKAAALFDALIHGHCFSDGNKRTALLAMIEFLARNGYAFNTPDDDSLYDWILLVAAERGMDREQQAAWIEQRCEQL; encoded by the coding sequence GTGACCCAGTATTTGGGCCTGGCCGATGCCTTTATGCTGCAAGCGATGGTTATTCAGCACATCGGTGGGATTCATGGCATTACTGAACAGGGCTTTGAGAAATTAGCCACGGCCTTGGCTGTGCCCCAACAAACCATGTTTGGCGAGGATCTCTACCCTGATACCTTTAGCAAGGCCGCTGCTTTATTCGATGCACTGATTCATGGCCATTGTTTTAGCGATGGTAACAAACGCACCGCCTTACTGGCGATGATTGAATTTCTGGCTCGGAATGGCTATGCCTTCAACACGCCCGACGACGATAGCCTTTACGATTGGATTTTGCTCGTAGCGGCAGAACGTGGCATGGATCGCGAACAACAGGCCGCTTGGATCGAGCAACGTTGTGAGCAATTATGA
- a CDS encoding type II toxin-antitoxin system death-on-curing family toxin yields the protein MSEEATLHYITLEEALHIRDAIAAEYGESFDVLRFQQLLSALATPFQSMFGEELFPTLCAKAGMLLAGLIRNHPFWDGNKRIAIAITARFLALNGYQLTVDAAEADQFTTALAMHRQDYETASSWLAQHSQPIGENRS from the coding sequence ATGAGTGAAGAAGCGACATTGCACTATATTACGCTTGAAGAAGCCTTACATATTCGTGATGCAATTGCCGCAGAATATGGCGAGAGCTTCGATGTTTTGCGCTTTCAACAATTACTTTCGGCCTTAGCCACGCCCTTTCAATCGATGTTTGGTGAAGAGCTTTTTCCAACCCTGTGCGCCAAAGCAGGCATGCTTCTGGCTGGGCTGATTCGCAATCATCCATTTTGGGATGGCAATAAACGCATCGCCATCGCGATTACGGCCCGATTTTTGGCTTTGAACGGCTACCAATTAACCGTTGATGCAGCAGAGGCCGACCAATTTACTACGGCTTTGGCCATGCATCGCCAAGATTATGAAACTGCCAGTAGTTGGCTGGCTCAACATTCGCAGCCAATTGGCGAAAATCGTAGCTAA